The sequence below is a genomic window from Methanobacterium sp. Maddingley MBC34.
GCAGGTACCATCATTCTAGCACTTTCAGTGGTAATATGGGCCTTGAGCAGTTTACCAGTGGGAGTGGAATATGCATCCCAGGAAAGTGTAACTGGACAGATAGGAACTGTGCTATCTCCCATATTTGCCCCACTTGGATTCGGCCAGTGGCAGGCCACAGTGGCCATAATTTACGGATTCCTGGCTAAAGAGGTGGTGGTAAGTACATTTGGTACGCTTTATGGTATTGGTGAAGATAGTGGTGGGGAAGAGGCAACTGCTGAGGAAGAAACCACACCCGAAGAAGATCAAGGTTTCATTGCAGCGATGCAGGAATTATTCACTCCACTGTCTGCTTATGCTTACATGGTGTTCATACTTCTCTACATACCATGTATGGCTACTTTGGCTACAATAAGGCGAGAAACCAATTCCTGGAAATGGCCAGGGTTTGCTGCAGTATACACCTTTGTGGTGGCATATGTAGTGTCACTTATTGTGTATCAGGGGGGATTGCTCCTGGGATTCTAAAGATTTGATGAATAGAAATCATTAATAAACAGTAAGGAGTTGATTTGGTGAGTTCAAGATGTGGAATTCGTGGTATGAATTATAAAGAAGATAAGAATATTGAATATTCCAACCCCGATTCAAATGGGGAAAAAGACAAATAAACCCTTTTCCCGTTTTAAGTTTAGGTAATCATCAATTAGGGGTGACTATAATAACATCATCATCCCTTCATGTAAAAAACCTCTTAGTTGCCCCTAATTGTTACCTTTTTTAATTCAACTAATTTTTAAACAAAATTTTCAAATTACTTCTAAAACTTAGGAGATGAAACTTTTGGTGATATCTATTAGGAGATTATTTAATGAAATGTAAAATTTGTGGTTATGTCTTTGATGAAAATAAAAAAACACGCACATGCCAGGGATGCCTCACCCATAATTGCAAGATGGTAAGATGCCCTAATTGTGGCTTTGAACACTTACCAGAGAGAAAAACCGAGTCAAAAATATTTAAATTTTTAAAAAACAGTTTGAGTCTGCTAAAATTAATTTATATATGATAAGGTTCCCGCCCCCATTTTTATGGGCTGTTTAATTATACTTCAAATAAGGCAAGCAATATATGGGGTTAAGGTAACATAATTAAGTATAATCCCGGTGATAAGTCCTTCTTTAATCTTATACTAGCTTTATTTAACTGGTGAATTAATGAGTTTCATTGTAAATTTCCTGCAGTTTTTCTACCTAATACTCCT
It includes:
- a CDS encoding replication restart DNA helicase PriA, with product MKCKICGYVFDENKKTRTCQGCLTHNCKMVRCPNCGFEHLPERKTESKIFKFLKNSLSLLKLIYI